The following proteins are encoded in a genomic region of Rubrobacter xylanophilus DSM 9941:
- a CDS encoding enoyl-CoA hydratase/isomerase family protein produces the protein MAVSYGREGVVGYITLDRPPANSYDYEFMRELGEAVRAAEEDAEAGAVIVRSANERFFSAGADVKAFAASTTEENMRMIREAHQNLARIASVPKVFVAQISGTALGGGLEIALACDLRFGAEGEYFLGLPEVTLGLLPGNGGTQRLPRLIGRSRALDLMVTGRRLSPSEAHELGILDRLFEAGEIEERTRQYAEGLARGASEAIGKIKRAVHEGLEGTLERGLALERELIEGLFESPDAREGIKAFTEKRKPEFGRRG, from the coding sequence ATGGCGGTCAGCTACGGCCGGGAGGGGGTCGTCGGGTACATCACCCTGGACAGGCCCCCGGCCAACAGCTACGACTACGAGTTCATGCGCGAGCTGGGGGAGGCCGTCCGGGCGGCCGAGGAGGACGCGGAGGCCGGGGCGGTCATCGTGCGCAGCGCCAACGAGCGCTTCTTCTCCGCCGGGGCCGACGTCAAGGCCTTCGCGGCCAGCACCACCGAGGAGAACATGCGCATGATCCGGGAGGCCCACCAGAACCTGGCCCGGATCGCCTCCGTGCCCAAGGTGTTCGTCGCCCAGATCTCCGGCACCGCCCTCGGCGGGGGGCTGGAGATCGCGCTCGCCTGCGACCTGCGCTTCGGGGCCGAGGGGGAGTACTTCCTGGGGCTTCCCGAGGTAACGCTCGGCCTTCTGCCCGGCAACGGCGGGACCCAGCGGCTGCCGCGCCTCATCGGGCGCAGCCGGGCGCTGGACCTGATGGTGACCGGGCGCAGGCTCTCGCCCTCCGAGGCCCACGAGCTCGGCATCCTCGACCGGCTCTTCGAGGCCGGGGAGATCGAGGAGCGCACCCGCCAGTACGCCGAGGGGCTGGCCCGCGGGGCCTCCGAGGCCATCGGCAAGATAAAGCGCGCCGTGCACGAGGGGCTGGAGGGGACCCTGGAGCGGGGGCTCGCGCTGGAGCGGGAGCTCATCGAGGGGCTCTTCGAGAGCCCGGACGCCAGGGAGGGCATAAAGGCCTTTACCGAGAAGCGCAAGCCCGAGTTCGGGAGGCGGGGCTAG
- a CDS encoding aldehyde dehydrogenase family protein yields MAQLLVGGERVSARGGGEMPVVNPATEEVVDTVPKGTAEDVEAAVAAAKGALAEWSGKDPDERAAIMRAGIGAVKERGREIAELLVREQGKPLSEAMGELHHFIHGMDFYADLASKVRGAYAPLPSSLGKSYGMVIKRPVGVCAAIVPFNFPLTLMGTKVGPALAGGNTVVVKPAETTPLATLRVAELFAEAGLPAGVFNVVTGEGPEVGEALVAHPDVRRVAFTGSTEVGRRIMELAGPQFKRVSVELGGSDPVIVCPDADVDAAVKGVNIGRFFNAGQACLAAKRVYVFDEVYDEFMEGLIKRVSRYELGDGLTKAEKPKIRMGPMNSARYRDQVASQLEEALGRGARVVYQGEWGGEKGYFFPPAVIEGAPHDSRVVREETFGPLLPVFRVGDLDEALRLANDSRYGLGSSIWTRNIRWIHRAAQEIEAGMTWVNQLHYGYDELPFGGVKDSGVGREHGPEALEYYLESKSVVIGGLD; encoded by the coding sequence ATGGCTCAGCTTCTCGTAGGCGGCGAGCGGGTCTCCGCCAGGGGCGGCGGGGAGATGCCGGTCGTCAACCCCGCCACCGAGGAGGTCGTGGACACCGTTCCCAAGGGCACCGCCGAGGACGTTGAGGCGGCGGTCGCCGCGGCCAAGGGCGCGCTCGCGGAGTGGTCCGGCAAGGACCCCGACGAGCGGGCCGCCATCATGCGGGCCGGCATCGGGGCGGTGAAGGAGCGCGGGCGCGAGATCGCCGAGCTGCTCGTCCGGGAGCAGGGCAAGCCCCTCTCGGAGGCCATGGGCGAGCTGCACCACTTTATCCACGGGATGGACTTCTACGCGGACCTGGCGAGCAAGGTCCGGGGCGCCTACGCGCCGCTGCCCTCCAGCCTGGGCAAGAGCTACGGGATGGTGATAAAGCGCCCGGTGGGGGTGTGCGCGGCGATCGTGCCGTTCAACTTCCCGCTCACCCTCATGGGGACCAAGGTCGGGCCGGCGCTCGCCGGGGGGAACACGGTGGTCGTCAAGCCCGCGGAGACCACCCCGCTGGCCACGCTGCGGGTGGCGGAGCTCTTCGCCGAGGCCGGGCTTCCGGCCGGGGTGTTCAACGTGGTCACCGGCGAGGGGCCCGAGGTCGGGGAGGCGCTCGTGGCGCACCCGGACGTGCGCAGGGTGGCCTTCACCGGGAGCACGGAGGTGGGGCGCAGGATCATGGAGCTCGCCGGCCCGCAGTTCAAGCGGGTGAGCGTAGAGCTCGGCGGCTCCGACCCGGTCATCGTCTGCCCCGACGCCGACGTGGACGCCGCCGTGAAGGGGGTGAACATCGGGCGGTTCTTCAACGCGGGCCAGGCGTGCCTTGCGGCCAAGCGGGTCTACGTCTTCGACGAGGTCTACGACGAGTTCATGGAGGGCCTGATCAAGCGCGTCTCCCGCTACGAGCTCGGCGACGGGCTCACGAAGGCCGAGAAGCCCAAGATAAGGATGGGCCCGATGAACAGCGCCCGCTACCGCGACCAGGTCGCCTCCCAGCTCGAGGAGGCCTTGGGCCGGGGCGCGAGGGTGGTCTACCAGGGCGAGTGGGGCGGCGAGAAGGGGTACTTCTTCCCGCCCGCCGTCATCGAGGGCGCCCCGCACGACAGCCGGGTGGTGCGCGAGGAGACCTTCGGCCCGCTGCTCCCGGTCTTCCGGGTCGGCGACCTCGACGAGGCCCTCCGGCTGGCCAACGACTCCCGCTACGGGCTCGGCTCCTCCATCTGGACCCGCAACATCCGGTGGATCCACCGGGCCGCCCAGGAGATAGAGGCGGGGATGACGTGGGTCAACCAGCTGCACTACGGCTACGACGAGCTGCCCTTCGGCGGGGTGAAGGACTCCGGCGTCGGCCGCGAGCACGGGCCGGAGGCTCTGGAGTATTATCTCGAGAGCAAGTCGGTGGTCATAGGAGGACTGGACTAG
- a CDS encoding gamma carbonic anhydrase family protein, which yields MAHLYPFEGKEPRVAPGAFVAPTAVLIGDVVVEEEASVWFGAVLRADFNRIVIGRGSAVQDNCVIHTAEDRPTLVGAGATVGHMAMLEGCTVEEGALVGMGAVVLRRARVGARAMLAAGTVVREGQEIPAGVLAAGVPARVKKELGGSSGDWVEGAAREYRALRLRYMRELGALAGEPGKGGM from the coding sequence ATGGCGCATCTCTACCCGTTCGAGGGGAAAGAGCCGCGGGTGGCCCCCGGGGCCTTCGTCGCCCCCACGGCGGTGCTCATCGGGGACGTGGTCGTAGAGGAGGAGGCCAGCGTCTGGTTCGGCGCGGTGCTGCGCGCGGACTTCAACCGCATCGTCATCGGGCGCGGGAGCGCGGTGCAGGACAACTGCGTGATCCACACCGCCGAGGACAGGCCGACGCTGGTGGGCGCCGGGGCAACCGTGGGGCACATGGCGATGCTCGAGGGCTGCACCGTGGAGGAGGGGGCGCTGGTCGGGATGGGCGCGGTGGTCCTGCGGCGGGCCCGGGTCGGCGCCCGGGCGATGCTCGCGGCGGGGACGGTGGTGCGCGAGGGGCAGGAGATCCCCGCCGGCGTCCTGGCCGCCGGGGTGCCCGCCCGGGTGAAGAAGGAGCTCGGCGGCAGCTCCGGGGACTGGGTGGAGGGGGCGGCCCGGGAGTACCGGGCGCTGCGCCTCAGGTACATGAGAGAGCTCGGGGCCCTAGCGGGCGAACCCGGGAAGGGAGGGATGTGA
- a CDS encoding 1,2-phenylacetyl-CoA epoxidase subunit PaaC: protein MNERFEGTEEVAPARSSLEEFSVGDDEALAALVNIIAVLADSEYFLGRRVSEWADAAPLLETSVACAAIAQDKLGHSRALYPLLEELPWPNPPAGLSDETDRRRRYCVSFLDEPFPSWSHVVAALALVSPGVDVVLGAVSGSRYEALARRARRILEEERLTATYAEGLVRQLCGAGRGRELLQRRVDEVLPEMLLWFGPEGEPGIEALKREGLVSMGNEQMRQEYLGRVVPPLERAGIQMPVSWKESEKRWEYGELPWERWNRLQRRLERGAVSAG from the coding sequence GTGAACGAGAGGTTCGAGGGAACCGAGGAGGTAGCCCCGGCCCGCAGTTCGCTGGAGGAGTTCTCGGTCGGGGACGACGAGGCGCTCGCCGCCCTGGTCAACATCATCGCGGTGCTGGCGGACAGCGAGTACTTTCTGGGGCGCAGGGTCTCCGAGTGGGCCGACGCCGCCCCGCTGCTGGAGACCTCGGTGGCCTGCGCGGCCATAGCGCAGGACAAGCTCGGCCACTCCCGGGCGCTCTACCCGCTGCTCGAGGAGCTGCCCTGGCCCAACCCCCCGGCCGGGCTGAGCGACGAGACCGACCGGAGGCGTCGCTACTGCGTGAGCTTTCTCGACGAGCCCTTCCCCAGCTGGTCGCACGTGGTGGCGGCGCTGGCGCTGGTGAGCCCCGGCGTGGACGTGGTGCTCGGGGCGGTCTCCGGCTCCCGCTACGAGGCGCTCGCCCGGCGGGCCCGCCGGATCCTGGAGGAGGAGCGGCTCACCGCCACCTACGCCGAGGGGCTGGTGCGCCAGCTCTGCGGCGCCGGGCGCGGCCGGGAGCTTCTGCAGCGGCGGGTGGACGAGGTGCTGCCCGAGATGCTGCTATGGTTCGGCCCGGAGGGCGAGCCCGGCATCGAGGCCCTCAAGAGGGAGGGGCTCGTCTCCATGGGCAACGAGCAGATGAGGCAGGAGTACCTGGGCCGGGTCGTGCCGCCGCTCGAGAGAGCGGGTATACAGATGCCCGTGAGCTGGAAGGAGAGCGAGAAGCGATGGGAGTACGGAGAGCTGCCGTGGGAGAGATGGAACCGTCTGCAGCGCCGGCTGGAGAGGGGGGCGGTGAGCGCGGGGTGA
- a CDS encoding metal-sulfur cluster assembly factor yields MPGAEEVRDALREVLDPEYPISLVDLGLIRGVEVDGGVARIKLTYTCMGCPAMDMIQDDIRERLLRMEGIEEVDIEVVWDSWSRRDITPLGRKKLREVGVV; encoded by the coding sequence ATGCCCGGGGCGGAGGAGGTCCGGGACGCCCTGCGGGAGGTGCTCGACCCCGAGTACCCCATCAGCCTAGTCGACCTCGGGCTCATCCGGGGCGTCGAGGTGGACGGGGGGGTGGCCCGGATAAAGCTCACCTACACCTGCATGGGGTGTCCGGCGATGGACATGATCCAGGACGACATCCGGGAGCGCCTCCTGCGGATGGAGGGCATAGAGGAGGTGGACATCGAGGTGGTGTGGGACTCCTGGTCCCGCAGGGACATAACCCCGCTCGGCCGGAAGAAGCTGCGCGAGGTCGGGGTGGTCTAG
- a CDS encoding phenylacetate-CoA oxygenase subunit PaaI, which yields MTAVSEEALLERIRSGKLIEDPEQATERYIEGLKRTLIVSADTELISAPAYMHAVRDFSTLPGVNNYITVMGIVQDELGHAHIAYRMLRDLGVDTEELVYGREPHQFKHPYAFDVPLESFTELVVANGFYDRAGFVLLSDIHRNCSYGPWKRALVKVDREENFHLRHGEKWMRVLSQDPEKKRELQRAVDWMFVLTLEWFGLPDDKKRHNEQIEYGYKGSTNDQLRQTWMSSTVPLCESLGLEVPAHYDEEQGRYVIDCPFPARFDAEEKRWLFEEGQIGWDEVLKRWKARGPKNEEFVEHLQRGYKELYGSEAA from the coding sequence GAGAGGTACATCGAGGGGCTGAAGCGGACGCTCATCGTCTCGGCGGACACCGAGCTGATAAGCGCTCCGGCGTACATGCACGCGGTGCGGGATTTCTCCACGCTACCCGGCGTGAACAACTACATCACGGTGATGGGGATCGTGCAGGACGAGCTGGGGCACGCGCACATCGCCTACCGGATGCTCCGCGACCTCGGGGTGGACACCGAGGAGCTCGTCTACGGGCGCGAGCCGCACCAGTTCAAGCACCCCTACGCCTTCGACGTGCCGCTGGAGAGCTTCACCGAGCTGGTGGTGGCCAACGGCTTCTACGACCGGGCGGGGTTCGTGCTGCTCTCGGACATCCACCGCAACTGCTCCTACGGGCCGTGGAAGCGGGCGCTGGTGAAGGTGGACCGGGAGGAGAACTTCCACCTCCGGCACGGGGAGAAGTGGATGCGGGTGCTCTCGCAGGACCCGGAGAAGAAGCGGGAGCTGCAGCGGGCGGTCGACTGGATGTTCGTGCTTACGCTCGAGTGGTTCGGGCTCCCCGACGACAAAAAGCGCCACAACGAGCAGATAGAGTACGGCTACAAGGGCTCCACCAACGACCAGCTCCGGCAGACCTGGATGTCCTCGACGGTGCCGTTGTGCGAGTCGCTGGGGCTCGAGGTGCCGGCCCACTACGACGAGGAGCAGGGCCGCTACGTAATAGACTGTCCCTTCCCGGCGCGCTTCGACGCCGAGGAGAAGCGGTGGCTCTTCGAGGAGGGCCAGATAGGCTGGGACGAGGTGCTCAAGCGCTGGAAGGCGCGCGGCCCCAAGAACGAGGAGTTCGTCGAGCACCTGCAGCGCGGGTACAAGGAGCTCTACGGCTCGGAGGCGGCCTGA